The archaeon BMS3Bbin15 DNA segment AGTTATACGCAAGATAAAGGAAAGAAAAGGTTTAAATTAAGGTAATACAATACAAAGGAAAAAGGAGGTAGAATAAATGGCATCAAATAAGCCACACCTGAACCTGGTGTTTATTGGACATGTAGACCATGGTAAGTCTACGACAGTAGGAAGACTTCTCTTTGAAAAAGGAGTAATTGGAGAACATATCATAAGACAATATAAAGAAGAAGCTGAAAAGAAAGGCAAAGCGACATTTGAGTTTGCCTGGGTTATGGATAGACTTAAAGAAGAGAGAGAAAGAGGTGTTACCATTGATATCTCTCACCAGAAGATGGAGACTGACAAGTACTACTTTACAATTATAGATGCACCCGGACACAGAGACTTTATCAAGAATATGATAACTGGTGCAAGTCAGGCTGATGCTGCAGTGCTTGTTGTTGATGTTGCTCAAAGGGACGAGAAAGGCGGTCTTATGCCCCAGACAAAGGAACATGTCTTCCTTGCAAGAACCCTTGGAATGCAGCAGTTTATAGTTAGTATAAACAAGATGGATGCAGTGAAATATGACGAGAAGAAGTTTAATGAGGTTAAAGAAATTGTCTCAAAGCTCTTCCAGATGGTAGGATACAAACCTGAGCAGCTACAGTTTGTGCCAATGTCAGCCCTCAAGGGTGACAATGTTACAAAGAAGTCAGATGCCATGCCCTGGTACAAGGGACCTACTCTGTTAGAGGCTATTGACAATCTCAAGACACCAGATAAACCAACCAATCTTCCTCTGAGACTTCCAATTCAGGATGTTTACTCTATTACAGGAATTGGAACTGTGCCAGTGGGTAGAATCGAAACTGGAGTTATGAAGTCAGGGGATAAGGTTGTATTTGAACCGGCAAACATCTCAGGTGAAGTCAAGACTATAGAGATGCATCATGAGCAGATAGAAATAGCTGAACCCGGTGATAATATAGGCTTCAACGTAAGAGGCGTGGGTAAGAATGATATCAAGCGCGGAGATGTCTGCGGACATGTGACCAACTCGCCAACAGTGGCAAAAACTTTCACAGCCCAGATAGTTGTTCTCCAGCATCCCAGTGCAATAACAGTCGGCTACACCCCTGTTTTCCATGCACATACTGCTCAGGTAGCCTGTAAGATTGTAGAGCTTATAAGCAAACTTGACCCGAAGACGGGTAATATAATGGAAAAGAACCCCCAGTTTCTCAAGTCAGGTGATGCAGGTGTTATAAGGGTACAGCCCACAAAACCCATGGTTATAGAGAAAGTCAAAGAGATACCACAGTTAGGCAGATTTG contains these protein-coding regions:
- the cysNC gene encoding bifunctional enzyme CysN/CysC, whose protein sequence is MASNKPHLNLVFIGHVDHGKSTTVGRLLFEKGVIGEHIIRQYKEEAEKKGKATFEFAWVMDRLKEERERGVTIDISHQKMETDKYYFTIIDAPGHRDFIKNMITGASQADAAVLVVDVAQRDEKGGLMPQTKEHVFLARTLGMQQFIVSINKMDAVKYDEKKFNEVKEIVSKLFQMVGYKPEQLQFVPMSALKGDNVTKKSDAMPWYKGPTLLEAIDNLKTPDKPTNLPLRLPIQDVYSITGIGTVPVGRIETGVMKSGDKVVFEPANISGEVKTIEMHHEQIEIAEPGDNIGFNVRGVGKNDIKRGDVCGHVTNSPTVAKTFTAQIVVLQHPSAITVGYTPVFHAHTAQVACKIVELISKLDPKTGNIMEKNPQFLKSGDAGVIRVQPTKPMVIEKVKEIPQLGRFAIRDMGSTVAAGLVVDIEKVR